The following coding sequences lie in one Apium graveolens cultivar Ventura chromosome 3, ASM990537v1, whole genome shotgun sequence genomic window:
- the LOC141712348 gene encoding uncharacterized protein LOC141712348 — MDIPASYGISTSGITKYGISKYDLGEKSRGRNEASPPRPCLFFFSGHCRAGNRCSHSHNYQTLDKFNDNKSDHRQRMDCRVYIVPSEEGSRQSGTVYGPNIAASLSSEYKSVTDSEHVPVTERKYDPVTDSLDLVNSIVREEKAKLALTSELPPTDNLLAVALHETDSKDAELKAVNVKSRQSHEKEQSADCKDEKQNIWKAGGIKEGKDGSKVAGNEGDTDGKRFSAFRCVLVEFVKELLSPTWKEKKIKEEVYRTIVKKVERKVISSFRSSTKIPRTQEDINNYLAASERKISNLVQAYIKEMAKANVA, encoded by the exons ATGGATATTCCAGCTTCTTACGGGATCAGTACTAGTGGCATCACAAAATATGGCATCTCTAAGTATGACCTGGGAGAAAAATCACGTGG AAGAAATGAAGCTAGTCCTCCAAGACCCTGCCTGTTCTTCTTTTCTGGGCACTGTCGCGCTGGAAATCGTTGTTCTCATTCTCATAATTATCAGACACTTGACAAGTTTAATGACAACAAATCAGACCACAGACAACGTATGGATTGTCGAGTATATATAGTACCATCCGAAGAAGGTTCAAGACAGAGTGGAACTGTTTATGGTCCTAATATTGCAGCTTCATTATCAAGTGAGTACAAATCAGTAACTGATAGTGAGCACGTTCCAGTAACTGAAAGGAAGTACGATCCAGTAACTGATAGTTTGGATCTGGTAAATTCTATAGTTAGGGAAGAAAAGGCTAAATTGGCATTAACATCAGAGTTACCTCCCACTGACAATCTACTTGCTGTTGCTCTGCATGAGACTGACAGTAAGGATGCTGAACTGAAAGCAGTGAATGTTAAAAGCCGTCAGTCTCATGAAAAAGAACAATCTGCTGACTGTAAAGATGAAAAACAAAATATCTGGAAGGCTGGGGGAATTAAAGAAGGGAAAGACGGAAGTAAGGTAGCTGGTAATGAGGGAGACACTGATGGAAAAAGATTCAGTGCCTTTAGGTGTGTACTAGTTGAGTTTGTTAAGGAGCTTCTGAGCCCAACATGGAAGGAAAAGAAAATCAAAGAAGAGGTTTACAGAACAATTGTCAAGAAAGTCGAACGTAAGGTGATTTCCAGTTTCCGGAGCAGCACCAAAATACCCAGGACTCAAGAAGACATCAACAACTATCTGGCTGCTTCAGAACGAAAAATCTCAAACCTAGTGCAG GCATACATTAAGGAGATGGCAAAAGCAAATGTAGCATGA